From a region of the Pieris rapae chromosome 22, ilPieRapa1.1, whole genome shotgun sequence genome:
- the LOC110997037 gene encoding tyrosine-protein kinase Btk29A isoform X2: MIHTVEQAQLGELSKQVPEGDNEKSPGYRYPFQVGYTEQNSDYTLYLAAREHSERLSWIHDIRTVCISNTRRARYHPAVWSARRWSCCDAERRSAPGCALTAVWPLPEPDLQLILHEPSSLTPSVTAAVTMPGGGSGPPGTPSAKPKEKRTKVVVALYPFKAIETGDLSLEKGAEYEVIDDSQEHWWKVKDENGSVGYIPSNYVKEKETIGLQKYEWYVGEMSRQRAESLLKQEDKEGCFVVRNSSTKGMYTLSLYTKVTHPQTKHYHIKHNGRGEFYLSDKHCCPTIPDLINYHRHNSGGLCSRLKATPCDRPAPPTAGLSHDKWEIDPSELVLLEELGAGQFGVVRRGKWRGRIDTAVKMMKEGTMSEDDFIDEAKVMTKLQHQNLVQLYGVCSKHRPIYIVTEYMRHGSLFNYLRRTSPDQLGPAVLLDMCIQVCKGMSYLERHNYIHRDLAARNCLVGDENVVKVADFGLARYVLDDQYTSSGGTKFPIKWAPPEVLNYTRFSSKSDVWAFGVLMWEVFTCGKVPYGRMKNSEVVEMVQRGQVLEKPKGCLNEIYNVMRACWRHAPDERPSFRVLKEELAQIAHTVLAD, from the exons ATGATACACACAGTGGAACAGGCGCAGCTTGGAGAACTCAGCAAGCAAGTTCCGGAAGGTGATAACGAGAAATCGCCTGGATACAGGTATCCCTTTcag GTGGGTTACACGGAGCAGAATTCCGACTATACACTGTACCTGGCTGCCCGCGAGCATTCTGAGCGTTTGAGCTGGATACATGATATTAGAACTG TGTGTATATCGAACACACGGCGTGCCCGATATCACCCAGCTGTCTGGTCTGCTCGTCGCTGGTCGTGCTGTGACGCGGAGCGCCGGTCTGCCCCGGGCTGCGCCCTCACAGCGGTTTGGCCGCTACCAGAGCCCGATTTGCAATTGATATTGCACGAACCAAGTAGTCTTACTCCAT cgGTCACGGCGGCTGTCACGATGCCCGGAGGAGGAAGTGGACCTCCAGGGACGCCATCAGCTAAACCCAAA GAAAAGCGGACCAAAGTCGTCGTAGCGTTGTACCCCTTCAAGGCGATTGAAACTGGTGATCTCTCTTTGGAAAAG GGTGCAGAATATGAAGTGATAGACGATTCGCAAGAGCATTGGTGGAAAGTGAAAGATGAAAATGG atcCGTTGGATATATTCCTAGTAATTATGTTAAGGAAAAGGAAACGATAGGATTGCAAAAATAcga ATGGTACGTTGGTGAAATGTCGCGACAGCGAGCTGAATCTCTCCTCAAGCAAGAAGATAAGGAAGGATGTTTTGTTGTACGCAACTCTTCTACCAAGGGAATGTACACGCTTTCATTATATACCAAAGT CACTCACCCCCAAACCAAACATTACCACATAAAGCACAACGGGCGGGGCGAATTCTACCTCTCGGATAAGCATTGCTGTCCAACAATTCCCGACCTGATCAACTACCACAGGCATAATAGTGGCGGACTCTGTTCGCGACTCAAGGCCACGCCCTGCGATCGCCCTGCCCCGCCCACGGCTGGACTATCGCACG ataaatggGAGATAGATCCGTCggaattagtattattagaaGAATTGGGGGCGGGTCAATTCGGCGTTGTACGTCGCGGTAAGTGGCGTGGACGAATTGACACTGCTGTCAAGATGATGAAGGAGGGGACGATGTCTGAAGACGACTTCATTGATGAGGCCAAGGTTATGAC CAAACTTCAGCATCAGAACTTGGTGCAGCTATACGGTGTGTGTTCAAAGCACAGACCGATATACATAGTAACTGAATATATGCGACATGGCTCGTTGTTCAACTACCTGCGACGCACATCTCCAGACCAGCTCGGCCCTGCTGTTCTTCTCGATATGTGTATACag gtGTGCAAAGGTATGTCATACTTAGAGAGACATAATTACATTCATCGGGATTTGGCCGCGAGGAATTGTTTGGTGGGAGATGAAAATGTTGTCAAA gtagCAGATTTTGGCCTGGCTCGGTATGTCCTTGATGACCAGTACACGAGTTCTGGCGGTACCAAGTTCCCAATAAAATGGGCACCGCCCGAAGTTCTCAACTACACGAGATTCTCCTCTAAATCCGACGTTTGGGCGTTTG GAGTGCTGATGTGGGAAGTCTTCACGTGCGGCAAAGTGCCGTATGGACGGATGAAGAACTCTGAAGTGGTAGAAATGGTTCAGAGGGGACAAGTGCTGGAGAAACCCAAGGGATGTTTGAATGAGATATATAAT GTAATGCGAGCATGCTGGCGACACGCGCCAGACGAACGGCCCTCGTTCCGCGTGCTCAAAGAAGAATTGGCTCAAATCGCTCACACCGTACTCGCTGATTGA
- the LOC110997037 gene encoding tyrosine-protein kinase Btk29A isoform X1, with protein MAGTEDEVLREAFMVKRSQNKKIFTPVNYKERWFVLTRQVLIYYDSDGPKRKERGRISTYMIHTVEQAQLGELSKQVPEGDNEKSPGYRYPFQVGYTEQNSDYTLYLAAREHSERLSWIHDIRTVCISNTRRARYHPAVWSARRWSCCDAERRSAPGCALTAVWPLPEPDLQLILHEPSSLTPSVTAAVTMPGGGSGPPGTPSAKPKEKRTKVVVALYPFKAIETGDLSLEKGAEYEVIDDSQEHWWKVKDENGSVGYIPSNYVKEKETIGLQKYEWYVGEMSRQRAESLLKQEDKEGCFVVRNSSTKGMYTLSLYTKVTHPQTKHYHIKHNGRGEFYLSDKHCCPTIPDLINYHRHNSGGLCSRLKATPCDRPAPPTAGLSHDKWEIDPSELVLLEELGAGQFGVVRRGKWRGRIDTAVKMMKEGTMSEDDFIDEAKVMTKLQHQNLVQLYGVCSKHRPIYIVTEYMRHGSLFNYLRRTSPDQLGPAVLLDMCIQVCKGMSYLERHNYIHRDLAARNCLVGDENVVKVADFGLARYVLDDQYTSSGGTKFPIKWAPPEVLNYTRFSSKSDVWAFGVLMWEVFTCGKVPYGRMKNSEVVEMVQRGQVLEKPKGCLNEIYNVMRACWRHAPDERPSFRVLKEELAQIAHTVLAD; from the exons ATGGCTGGCACTGAAGATGAAGTGTTGAGAGAAGCATTTATGGTTAAGAGGTCtcaaaacaagaaaatattcaCTCCAGTGAACTACAAAGAACGATGGTTTGTCCTCACTCGTCAAGTGCTCATTTACTATGACTCAGATGGCCCA AAACGGAAAGAACGTGGTCGCATCTCAACATATATGATACACACAGTGGAACAGGCGCAGCTTGGAGAACTCAGCAAGCAAGTTCCGGAAGGTGATAACGAGAAATCGCCTGGATACAGGTATCCCTTTcag GTGGGTTACACGGAGCAGAATTCCGACTATACACTGTACCTGGCTGCCCGCGAGCATTCTGAGCGTTTGAGCTGGATACATGATATTAGAACTG TGTGTATATCGAACACACGGCGTGCCCGATATCACCCAGCTGTCTGGTCTGCTCGTCGCTGGTCGTGCTGTGACGCGGAGCGCCGGTCTGCCCCGGGCTGCGCCCTCACAGCGGTTTGGCCGCTACCAGAGCCCGATTTGCAATTGATATTGCACGAACCAAGTAGTCTTACTCCAT cgGTCACGGCGGCTGTCACGATGCCCGGAGGAGGAAGTGGACCTCCAGGGACGCCATCAGCTAAACCCAAA GAAAAGCGGACCAAAGTCGTCGTAGCGTTGTACCCCTTCAAGGCGATTGAAACTGGTGATCTCTCTTTGGAAAAG GGTGCAGAATATGAAGTGATAGACGATTCGCAAGAGCATTGGTGGAAAGTGAAAGATGAAAATGG atcCGTTGGATATATTCCTAGTAATTATGTTAAGGAAAAGGAAACGATAGGATTGCAAAAATAcga ATGGTACGTTGGTGAAATGTCGCGACAGCGAGCTGAATCTCTCCTCAAGCAAGAAGATAAGGAAGGATGTTTTGTTGTACGCAACTCTTCTACCAAGGGAATGTACACGCTTTCATTATATACCAAAGT CACTCACCCCCAAACCAAACATTACCACATAAAGCACAACGGGCGGGGCGAATTCTACCTCTCGGATAAGCATTGCTGTCCAACAATTCCCGACCTGATCAACTACCACAGGCATAATAGTGGCGGACTCTGTTCGCGACTCAAGGCCACGCCCTGCGATCGCCCTGCCCCGCCCACGGCTGGACTATCGCACG ataaatggGAGATAGATCCGTCggaattagtattattagaaGAATTGGGGGCGGGTCAATTCGGCGTTGTACGTCGCGGTAAGTGGCGTGGACGAATTGACACTGCTGTCAAGATGATGAAGGAGGGGACGATGTCTGAAGACGACTTCATTGATGAGGCCAAGGTTATGAC CAAACTTCAGCATCAGAACTTGGTGCAGCTATACGGTGTGTGTTCAAAGCACAGACCGATATACATAGTAACTGAATATATGCGACATGGCTCGTTGTTCAACTACCTGCGACGCACATCTCCAGACCAGCTCGGCCCTGCTGTTCTTCTCGATATGTGTATACag gtGTGCAAAGGTATGTCATACTTAGAGAGACATAATTACATTCATCGGGATTTGGCCGCGAGGAATTGTTTGGTGGGAGATGAAAATGTTGTCAAA gtagCAGATTTTGGCCTGGCTCGGTATGTCCTTGATGACCAGTACACGAGTTCTGGCGGTACCAAGTTCCCAATAAAATGGGCACCGCCCGAAGTTCTCAACTACACGAGATTCTCCTCTAAATCCGACGTTTGGGCGTTTG GAGTGCTGATGTGGGAAGTCTTCACGTGCGGCAAAGTGCCGTATGGACGGATGAAGAACTCTGAAGTGGTAGAAATGGTTCAGAGGGGACAAGTGCTGGAGAAACCCAAGGGATGTTTGAATGAGATATATAAT GTAATGCGAGCATGCTGGCGACACGCGCCAGACGAACGGCCCTCGTTCCGCGTGCTCAAAGAAGAATTGGCTCAAATCGCTCACACCGTACTCGCTGATTGA
- the LOC110997037 gene encoding tyrosine-protein kinase Btk29A isoform X3, producing MLQTKTDSEPMVTKKKSKIPCLSLSSFLPALEAVTAAVTMPGGGSGPPGTPSAKPKEKRTKVVVALYPFKAIETGDLSLEKGAEYEVIDDSQEHWWKVKDENGSVGYIPSNYVKEKETIGLQKYEWYVGEMSRQRAESLLKQEDKEGCFVVRNSSTKGMYTLSLYTKVTHPQTKHYHIKHNGRGEFYLSDKHCCPTIPDLINYHRHNSGGLCSRLKATPCDRPAPPTAGLSHDKWEIDPSELVLLEELGAGQFGVVRRGKWRGRIDTAVKMMKEGTMSEDDFIDEAKVMTKLQHQNLVQLYGVCSKHRPIYIVTEYMRHGSLFNYLRRTSPDQLGPAVLLDMCIQVCKGMSYLERHNYIHRDLAARNCLVGDENVVKVADFGLARYVLDDQYTSSGGTKFPIKWAPPEVLNYTRFSSKSDVWAFGVLMWEVFTCGKVPYGRMKNSEVVEMVQRGQVLEKPKGCLNEIYNVMRACWRHAPDERPSFRVLKEELAQIAHTVLAD from the exons atgttacaaacaaaaactgaTAGTGAACCAATGGTTACCAAAAAGAAGTCGAAAATACCATGTCTCTCGCTATCATCGTTCCTCCCGGCGTTAGAGG cgGTCACGGCGGCTGTCACGATGCCCGGAGGAGGAAGTGGACCTCCAGGGACGCCATCAGCTAAACCCAAA GAAAAGCGGACCAAAGTCGTCGTAGCGTTGTACCCCTTCAAGGCGATTGAAACTGGTGATCTCTCTTTGGAAAAG GGTGCAGAATATGAAGTGATAGACGATTCGCAAGAGCATTGGTGGAAAGTGAAAGATGAAAATGG atcCGTTGGATATATTCCTAGTAATTATGTTAAGGAAAAGGAAACGATAGGATTGCAAAAATAcga ATGGTACGTTGGTGAAATGTCGCGACAGCGAGCTGAATCTCTCCTCAAGCAAGAAGATAAGGAAGGATGTTTTGTTGTACGCAACTCTTCTACCAAGGGAATGTACACGCTTTCATTATATACCAAAGT CACTCACCCCCAAACCAAACATTACCACATAAAGCACAACGGGCGGGGCGAATTCTACCTCTCGGATAAGCATTGCTGTCCAACAATTCCCGACCTGATCAACTACCACAGGCATAATAGTGGCGGACTCTGTTCGCGACTCAAGGCCACGCCCTGCGATCGCCCTGCCCCGCCCACGGCTGGACTATCGCACG ataaatggGAGATAGATCCGTCggaattagtattattagaaGAATTGGGGGCGGGTCAATTCGGCGTTGTACGTCGCGGTAAGTGGCGTGGACGAATTGACACTGCTGTCAAGATGATGAAGGAGGGGACGATGTCTGAAGACGACTTCATTGATGAGGCCAAGGTTATGAC CAAACTTCAGCATCAGAACTTGGTGCAGCTATACGGTGTGTGTTCAAAGCACAGACCGATATACATAGTAACTGAATATATGCGACATGGCTCGTTGTTCAACTACCTGCGACGCACATCTCCAGACCAGCTCGGCCCTGCTGTTCTTCTCGATATGTGTATACag gtGTGCAAAGGTATGTCATACTTAGAGAGACATAATTACATTCATCGGGATTTGGCCGCGAGGAATTGTTTGGTGGGAGATGAAAATGTTGTCAAA gtagCAGATTTTGGCCTGGCTCGGTATGTCCTTGATGACCAGTACACGAGTTCTGGCGGTACCAAGTTCCCAATAAAATGGGCACCGCCCGAAGTTCTCAACTACACGAGATTCTCCTCTAAATCCGACGTTTGGGCGTTTG GAGTGCTGATGTGGGAAGTCTTCACGTGCGGCAAAGTGCCGTATGGACGGATGAAGAACTCTGAAGTGGTAGAAATGGTTCAGAGGGGACAAGTGCTGGAGAAACCCAAGGGATGTTTGAATGAGATATATAAT GTAATGCGAGCATGCTGGCGACACGCGCCAGACGAACGGCCCTCGTTCCGCGTGCTCAAAGAAGAATTGGCTCAAATCGCTCACACCGTACTCGCTGATTGA
- the LOC110997011 gene encoding mediator of RNA polymerase II transcription subunit 7 — protein sequence MSSETAQVSSLPLPPMQYINFYTDENVRRNRAPLPPRPIHDTYSMFGNAFNADDTIIRSLESQGFRRLYPMHFERRRELKKLNHSLLVNFLDLLDLLVHCPDSPKRAEKVEDLSLLFIHIHHLLNEFRPHQARETLRVMMELQKRQRVETAMRFQKHLDKVQDILQNALQSLPDQNEIESNFKVPTEILEQMENNPNESANPDPCYELDYIMCNVVDNMR from the exons ATGTCTTCGGAGACGGCTCAAGTCAGTTCGCTGCCTCTTCCTCCAATGcagtacattaatttttatacagatGAAAATGTAAGGCGAAATCGTGCACCCTTACCACCAAGACCTATTCATGACACATACTCAATGTTTGGAAACGCATTTAATGCTGATGATACAATTATTCGGTCACTGGAAAGCCAG GGATTTAGAAGGCTTTATCCTATGCATTTTGAAAGAAGAAGAGAActgaaaaaactaaatcactCATTGCTTGTAAACTTCCtagatttattagatttactAGTGCATTGTCCAGACTCTCCTAAGAGAGCTGAAAAAGTTGAAGATTTAAGTCTTCTATTTATCCATATTCATCATCTCTTAAATGAATTTAGACCACATCAAGCAAGAGAGACCTTAAGAGTTATGATGGAGTTGCAAAAGCGTCAAAGAGTAGAGACTGCTATGAG GTTTCAAAAGCATCTTGATAAGGTACAAGATATTCTACAAAATGCTCTGCAAAGTTTACCAGACCAGAATGAAATAGAATCAAACTTTAAAGTACCAACAGAGATTCTCGAACAAATGGAGAACAATCCAAATGAAAGTGCTAATCCTGATCCTTGCTATGAATTAGACTATATTATGTGCAATGTTGTGGATAATATGAGATAA